A genomic window from Megalobrama amblycephala isolate DHTTF-2021 linkage group LG2, ASM1881202v1, whole genome shotgun sequence includes:
- the ogdhb gene encoding 2-oxoglutarate dehydrogenase, mitochondrial isoform X1: MHRLRTCAARLRPLTASQSAQSFSQQRTAVAPGALRTFQPFRCYTAPVAAEPFLNGTSSNYVEEMYYAWLENPKSVHKSWDIFFRNANAGAPPGAAYQSPPPVGVSLSGLSQAQALVGAQPNVEKLVEDHLAVQSLIRAYQIRGHHVAQLDPLGIMDADLDSCVPADIITSSDKLGFYGLEEADLDKVFRLPTTTFIGGSESALPLREIIRRLEMAYCQHIGVEFMFINDLEQCQWIREKFEKPGVLQFTLEEKRTLLARMVRSTRFEEFLQRKWSSEKRFGLEGCESLIPALKTIIDRSSENGVENVIMGMPHRGRLNVLANVIRKELEQIFCQFDSKLEAADEGSGDVKYHLGMYHRRINRVTERHITLSLMANPSHLEAVDPVVQGKTKAEQFYCGDSDGNRVMSILLHGDAAFAGQGIVYETFHLSDLPSYTTHGTIHVVVNNQIGFTTDPRMARSSPYPTDVARVVNAPIFHVNADDPEAVMYVCNVAAEWRATFHKDVVVDLVGYRRNGHNEMDEPMFTQPLMYKQIKKQKPVLQKYAEKLIAEGAVSRQEYEEEIAKYDKICEEAYNRSKDEKILHIKHWLDSPWPGFFTLDGQPKSMSCPSTGLNEEMLSHVGQVASSVPVDDFTIHGGLTRILKGRATMVKNRSVDWALGEYMAFGSLLKEGIHVRLSGQDVERGTFSHRHHVLHDQNVDKRTCIPMNFIDPNQAPYTVCNSSLSEYGVLGFELGFAMASPNALVLWEAQFGDFHNTAQCIIDQFISPGQAKWVRQNGIVLLLPHGMEGMGPEHSSARPERFLQMCNDDPDVFPKITEDFAVRQLYDCNWIVVNCSTPANYFHVLRRQILLPFRKPLIIFTPKSLLRHPEAKSSFDDMLPGTHFRRLIPEEGSAVQNSAEVKHLIFCTGKVYYDLTKERKTRGLEDLVAISRIEQLSPFPFDLVKAEAEKYPQAKLLWCQEEHKNQGYYDYVKPRISRTFNNTRPVWYAGREPAAAPATGNKKAHLVELERFLDTAYNLDAFQDRS; this comes from the exons TCATGGGACATCTTCTTCCGTAACGCCAATGCAGGCGCTCCCCCTGGCGCTGCCTACCAAAGCCCACCTCCAGTGGGGGTGAGTCTCTCAGGACTGTCTCAGGCCCAGGCGCTGGTTGGAGCTCAGCCCAATGTGGAAAAACTGGTGGAAGACCACCTTGCCGTGCAGTCCCTAATCCGTGCCTACCAG ATTCGGGGGCACCACGTTGCACAGCTGGATCCTCTCGGAATTATGGATGCAGATCTCGATTCGTGTGTCCCTGCAGATATAATAACATCCTCTGATAAACTTG GCTTCTACGGACTGGAAGAAGCAGATCTGGATAAAGTTTTCCGGCTTCCCACCACTACCTTTATTGGGGGCAGTGAAAGTGCCCTTCCACTCAGGGAAATCATCCGGCGTTTAGAG ATGGCCTACTGTCAACACATCGGGGTGGAGTTCATGTTCATCAATGACCTGGAGCAATGCCAGTGGATCAGAGAGAAATTTGAGAAGCCGGGTGTGTTGCAGTTTACTCTGGAAGAGAAGAGGACTCTACTAGCCCGTATGGTCCGCTCAACCAG ATTTGAGGAGTTCCTGCAGAGGAAGTGGTCATCAGAGAAACGCTTTGGCCTGGAGGGATGCGAGTCTCTCATTCCTGCACTCAAAACGATCATTGACAGATCCAGTGAGAATGGAGTGGAGAATGTTATTATGGGCATGCCACACAG AGGTCGTCTGAATGTGCTTGCTAATGTGATCCGTAAGGAGCTGGAGCAGATCTTCTGCCAGTTTGATTCAAAGCTGGAAGCTGCGGATGAG GGCTCAGGTGATGTGAAGTATCATTTGGGTATGTACCACAGACGGATCAACCGGGTCACTGAACGCCACATCACACTGTCCCTGATGGCCAACCCTTCACACCTGGAGGCAGTGGACCCTGTAGTGCAGGGCAAGACCAAGGCAGAGCAGTTCTACTGCGGTGACTCTGACGGCAATAGG GTGATGTCCATCTTGTTGCATGGAGACGCAGCCTTTGCAGGTCAGGGCATCGTCTATGAAACATTTCACCTGAGTGACCTGCCGTCCTACACCACCCACGGCACTATTCATGTGGTCGTAAACAATCAg ATTGGCTTCACCACTGACCCTCGGATGGCGCGCTCCTCGCCATACCCCACCGACGTGGCCAGAGTGGTCAACGCTCCCATCTTCCATGTGAACGCAGATGACCCTGAGGCTGTGATGTACGTGTGTAATGTGGCTGCAGAATGGAGAGCCACCTTTCATAAAGATGTGGTTGTTGATCTG GTGGGCTACAGACGAAACGGCCACAACGAGATGGACGAGCCAATGTTTACTCAACCGCTGATGTACAAACAGATAAAGAAACAGAAACCTGTTCTGCAAAAATATGCTGAAAAGCTCATTGCAGAAGGAGCTGTGAGCAGACAGGAATATGAG GAGGAAATTGCCAAGTATGACAAAATCTGTGAAGAGGCATATAATCGCTCTAAAGATGAGAAGATCCTGCACATCAAGCACTGGCTTGACTCACCATGGcctg GTTTCTTCACTTTGGATGGTCAACCTAAGAGCATGAGCTGTCCGTCCACTGGTCTCAATGAGGAAATGCTCAGTCACGTCGGTCAGGTGGCTTCTTCTGTGCCTGTGGATGATTTCACTATCCACGGAG GTCTCACCCGTATCCTGAAGGGCAGGGCTACGATGGTGAAGAATCGCTCGGTGGACTGGGCTCTGGGAGAATACATGGCCTTCGGCTCTCTGCTAAAGGAAGGCATTCATGTGCGTCTCAGTGGTCAGGATGTGGAGAGAGGGACATTCAG TCATCGGCATCATGTGCTACATGATCAGAACGTCGACAAACGGACCTGCATTCCCATGAACTTCATCGACCCGAACCAGGCTCCTTATACCGTGTGCAACAGCTCCCTGTCAGAATATGGCGTTCTTG GCTTTGAGCTTGGGTTTGCCATGGCGAGCCCGAACGCTCTAGTGCTCTGGGAGGCTCAGTTTGGAGACTTTCATAACACAGCCCAGTGCATCATCGACCAGTTCATCTCCCCCGGCCAGGCCAAGTGGGTCCGACAGAACGGCATTGTGCTGCTGCTGCCTCACGGCATGGAGGGCATG GGACCAGAGCACTCCTCCGCCCGCCCAGAGAGATTCCTGCAGATGTGCAATGATGACCCTGATGTTTTCCCG AAAATCACAGAGGACTTTGCTGTCCGGCAGCTTTATGACTGTAACTGGATTGTGGTGAACTGCTCCACTCCTGCAAACTACTTCCATGTTCTTCGGAGGCAGATCCTTCTACCCTTCAGAAAGCCT CTCATTATCTTCACGCCTAAATCGCTGCTACGGCACCCAGAGGCCAAGTCAAGTTTTGACGACATGTTACCAG GCACACACTTCAGACGTCTGattccagaagagggcagtGCAGTGCAGAATTCAGCAGAAGTGAAGCATCTCATCTTCTGCACAGGGAAAGTTTATTATGACCTCACCAAAGAACGAAAGACCAGAGGCCTGGAAGACTTAGTAGCCATCAGCCGCATTGAGCAG CTGTCTCCGTTCCCGTTTGACCTGGTGAAAGCAGAGGCAGAGAAGTATCCACAGGCTAAGCTGCTGTGGTGCCAGGAAGAGCATAAGAATCAAGGCTACTATGACTACGTCAAGCCACGCATCAGCAGAACCTTCAACAACACCCGTCCCGTTTG GTATGCCGGCCGAGAACCTGCAGCTGCCCCTGCCACAGGGAACAAGAAGGCACATCTTGTGGAGCTGGAGCGGTTCTTGGACACAGCCTACAATCTGGATGCCTTCCAGGACCGGTCTTAA
- the ogdhb gene encoding 2-oxoglutarate dehydrogenase, mitochondrial isoform X2, translating into MHRLRTCAARLRPLTASQSAQSFSQQRTAVAPGALRTFQPFRCYTAPVAAEPFLNGTSSNYVEEMYYAWLENPKSVHKSWDIFFRNANAGAPPGAAYQSPPPVGVSLSGLSQAQALVGAQPNVEKLVEDHLAVQSLIRAYQVRGHQIAKLDPLGISCVNFDAVSIGFHQPGFYGLEEADLDKVFRLPTTTFIGGSESALPLREIIRRLEMAYCQHIGVEFMFINDLEQCQWIREKFEKPGVLQFTLEEKRTLLARMVRSTRFEEFLQRKWSSEKRFGLEGCESLIPALKTIIDRSSENGVENVIMGMPHRGRLNVLANVIRKELEQIFCQFDSKLEAADEGSGDVKYHLGMYHRRINRVTERHITLSLMANPSHLEAVDPVVQGKTKAEQFYCGDSDGNRVMSILLHGDAAFAGQGIVYETFHLSDLPSYTTHGTIHVVVNNQIGFTTDPRMARSSPYPTDVARVVNAPIFHVNADDPEAVMYVCNVAAEWRATFHKDVVVDLVGYRRNGHNEMDEPMFTQPLMYKQIKKQKPVLQKYAEKLIAEGAVSRQEYEEEIAKYDKICEEAYNRSKDEKILHIKHWLDSPWPGFFTLDGQPKSMSCPSTGLNEEMLSHVGQVASSVPVDDFTIHGGLTRILKGRATMVKNRSVDWALGEYMAFGSLLKEGIHVRLSGQDVERGTFSHRHHVLHDQNVDKRTCIPMNFIDPNQAPYTVCNSSLSEYGVLGFELGFAMASPNALVLWEAQFGDFHNTAQCIIDQFISPGQAKWVRQNGIVLLLPHGMEGMGPEHSSARPERFLQMCNDDPDVFPKITEDFAVRQLYDCNWIVVNCSTPANYFHVLRRQILLPFRKPLIIFTPKSLLRHPEAKSSFDDMLPGTHFRRLIPEEGSAVQNSAEVKHLIFCTGKVYYDLTKERKTRGLEDLVAISRIEQLSPFPFDLVKAEAEKYPQAKLLWCQEEHKNQGYYDYVKPRISRTFNNTRPVWYAGREPAAAPATGNKKAHLVELERFLDTAYNLDAFQDRS; encoded by the exons TCATGGGACATCTTCTTCCGTAACGCCAATGCAGGCGCTCCCCCTGGCGCTGCCTACCAAAGCCCACCTCCAGTGGGGGTGAGTCTCTCAGGACTGTCTCAGGCCCAGGCGCTGGTTGGAGCTCAGCCCAATGTGGAAAAACTGGTGGAAGACCACCTTGCCGTGCAGTCCCTAATCCGTGCCTACCAG GTCAGAGGCCATCAAATAGCCAAACTTGACCCTTTGGGCATCAGTTGTGTAAATTTTGACGCAGTATCTATCGGGTTCCATCAACCTG GCTTCTACGGACTGGAAGAAGCAGATCTGGATAAAGTTTTCCGGCTTCCCACCACTACCTTTATTGGGGGCAGTGAAAGTGCCCTTCCACTCAGGGAAATCATCCGGCGTTTAGAG ATGGCCTACTGTCAACACATCGGGGTGGAGTTCATGTTCATCAATGACCTGGAGCAATGCCAGTGGATCAGAGAGAAATTTGAGAAGCCGGGTGTGTTGCAGTTTACTCTGGAAGAGAAGAGGACTCTACTAGCCCGTATGGTCCGCTCAACCAG ATTTGAGGAGTTCCTGCAGAGGAAGTGGTCATCAGAGAAACGCTTTGGCCTGGAGGGATGCGAGTCTCTCATTCCTGCACTCAAAACGATCATTGACAGATCCAGTGAGAATGGAGTGGAGAATGTTATTATGGGCATGCCACACAG AGGTCGTCTGAATGTGCTTGCTAATGTGATCCGTAAGGAGCTGGAGCAGATCTTCTGCCAGTTTGATTCAAAGCTGGAAGCTGCGGATGAG GGCTCAGGTGATGTGAAGTATCATTTGGGTATGTACCACAGACGGATCAACCGGGTCACTGAACGCCACATCACACTGTCCCTGATGGCCAACCCTTCACACCTGGAGGCAGTGGACCCTGTAGTGCAGGGCAAGACCAAGGCAGAGCAGTTCTACTGCGGTGACTCTGACGGCAATAGG GTGATGTCCATCTTGTTGCATGGAGACGCAGCCTTTGCAGGTCAGGGCATCGTCTATGAAACATTTCACCTGAGTGACCTGCCGTCCTACACCACCCACGGCACTATTCATGTGGTCGTAAACAATCAg ATTGGCTTCACCACTGACCCTCGGATGGCGCGCTCCTCGCCATACCCCACCGACGTGGCCAGAGTGGTCAACGCTCCCATCTTCCATGTGAACGCAGATGACCCTGAGGCTGTGATGTACGTGTGTAATGTGGCTGCAGAATGGAGAGCCACCTTTCATAAAGATGTGGTTGTTGATCTG GTGGGCTACAGACGAAACGGCCACAACGAGATGGACGAGCCAATGTTTACTCAACCGCTGATGTACAAACAGATAAAGAAACAGAAACCTGTTCTGCAAAAATATGCTGAAAAGCTCATTGCAGAAGGAGCTGTGAGCAGACAGGAATATGAG GAGGAAATTGCCAAGTATGACAAAATCTGTGAAGAGGCATATAATCGCTCTAAAGATGAGAAGATCCTGCACATCAAGCACTGGCTTGACTCACCATGGcctg GTTTCTTCACTTTGGATGGTCAACCTAAGAGCATGAGCTGTCCGTCCACTGGTCTCAATGAGGAAATGCTCAGTCACGTCGGTCAGGTGGCTTCTTCTGTGCCTGTGGATGATTTCACTATCCACGGAG GTCTCACCCGTATCCTGAAGGGCAGGGCTACGATGGTGAAGAATCGCTCGGTGGACTGGGCTCTGGGAGAATACATGGCCTTCGGCTCTCTGCTAAAGGAAGGCATTCATGTGCGTCTCAGTGGTCAGGATGTGGAGAGAGGGACATTCAG TCATCGGCATCATGTGCTACATGATCAGAACGTCGACAAACGGACCTGCATTCCCATGAACTTCATCGACCCGAACCAGGCTCCTTATACCGTGTGCAACAGCTCCCTGTCAGAATATGGCGTTCTTG GCTTTGAGCTTGGGTTTGCCATGGCGAGCCCGAACGCTCTAGTGCTCTGGGAGGCTCAGTTTGGAGACTTTCATAACACAGCCCAGTGCATCATCGACCAGTTCATCTCCCCCGGCCAGGCCAAGTGGGTCCGACAGAACGGCATTGTGCTGCTGCTGCCTCACGGCATGGAGGGCATG GGACCAGAGCACTCCTCCGCCCGCCCAGAGAGATTCCTGCAGATGTGCAATGATGACCCTGATGTTTTCCCG AAAATCACAGAGGACTTTGCTGTCCGGCAGCTTTATGACTGTAACTGGATTGTGGTGAACTGCTCCACTCCTGCAAACTACTTCCATGTTCTTCGGAGGCAGATCCTTCTACCCTTCAGAAAGCCT CTCATTATCTTCACGCCTAAATCGCTGCTACGGCACCCAGAGGCCAAGTCAAGTTTTGACGACATGTTACCAG GCACACACTTCAGACGTCTGattccagaagagggcagtGCAGTGCAGAATTCAGCAGAAGTGAAGCATCTCATCTTCTGCACAGGGAAAGTTTATTATGACCTCACCAAAGAACGAAAGACCAGAGGCCTGGAAGACTTAGTAGCCATCAGCCGCATTGAGCAG CTGTCTCCGTTCCCGTTTGACCTGGTGAAAGCAGAGGCAGAGAAGTATCCACAGGCTAAGCTGCTGTGGTGCCAGGAAGAGCATAAGAATCAAGGCTACTATGACTACGTCAAGCCACGCATCAGCAGAACCTTCAACAACACCCGTCCCGTTTG GTATGCCGGCCGAGAACCTGCAGCTGCCCCTGCCACAGGGAACAAGAAGGCACATCTTGTGGAGCTGGAGCGGTTCTTGGACACAGCCTACAATCTGGATGCCTTCCAGGACCGGTCTTAA
- the pargl gene encoding poly(ADP-ribose) glycohydrolase, protein MLQFSGSATSSRFHSCAFTFVLLPQVITSNHRHWTITTRTDTTEQMSHHNSDQVRECLTHTNGNTVDHSSRGEPRNQRSQTDPAGKGATSQTTSNETGGTMNKKPSTSSETSGEGRVEKMVASFENAQKEDKKSTSDEYRDKKAQNTPSYSASEDCRASNRPSQSEPMDTSDAFSSATRPKCVIDLGPTYPIKKLKGMEDFSKELNQPISMKGHTILIDIPCFQRGLIVTYQGKHVWDANHVKLPHLYSRGSPSRWDTTRQALNRLTKGSFSIGDIQSAIMSYNSSNKDKWTFDALYYYGRNVHAMDNNLHLVIPKMAKLALDLPDLIQQPIPLLRQQQNQAITMSQQQISCLLANAFFCTFPHRNDTSPGSEYANYPTINFSSLFGSRNDSAKSALQAEKLRAIFHYFDTVTNESPHQDSASKPDGLVTFERICIPSQHLPDWKNRKETLKNLHISSEGSIEIEGTGMLQVDFASKYIGGGVLKSGLVQEEILFLMSPELIVARLFTEKLADNECLKITGPQMYNITSGYSKTFSWVGPYIDLTKRDTWKRRYRQIVAIDALDFKNPKEQYTKENITRELNKAYVGFCGQPKTAIATGNWGCGAFKGDPKLKALIQLMAAAVADRDMAFFTFGNEHLAYEVQRMHDILAKNTVTVDKLYKILKDYCGHYTREHRSPKDLYRFIREKIGHPESSL, encoded by the exons ATGCTACAG TTCTCAGGAAGTGCCACCAGCTCAAGATTTCATTCCTGCGCGTTCACTTTCGTTCTGTTGCCTCAAGTCATCACAAGCAATCATAGACACTGGACGATAACAACACGGACTGACACCACCGAACAA ATGTCGCACCACAACAGCGATCAAGTGAGGGAATGCCTCACTCATACAAATGGAAACACTGTTGATCATTCATCAAGAGGAGAACCACGAAACCAGCGCTCACAGACCGATCCTGCAGGCAAAGGGGCCACAAGCCAGACCACATCTAATGAGACTGGGGGCACAATGAATAAAAAACCGTCAACATCTAGTGAGACTAGTGGTGAAGGAAGAGTAGAAAAAATGGTTGCATCTTTTGAGAATGCACAGAAAGAGGACAAAAAATCCACATCTGATGAGTACAGAGACAAAAAGGCCCAAAACACACCCTCATATAGTGCATCTGAAGACTGCAGGGCCTCAAACCGGCCCTCTCAAAGTGAACCTATGGACACTTCAGATGCTTTCAGCTCAGCAACAAGACCAAAGTGTGTGATAGACCTGGGACCAACATATCCCATCAAGAAGCTCAAGGGAATGGAAGATTTCAGCAAAGAGCTTAACCAGCCAATTTCAATGAAAGGACATACAATTCTGATAGAT ATACCATGTTTCCAAAGGGGTCTAATTGTCACTTATCAAGGGAAACACGTTTGGGATGCCAACCATGTGAAGTTACCACATCTGTAT TCCCGTGGATCACCCTCTCGCTGGGACACCACTCGTCAAGCGTTGAACAGACTCACCAAAGGAAGTTTCTCTATTGGGGATATTCAG TCCGCAATAATGTCGTACAATTCCAGCAACAAGGACAAATGGACATTTGATGCACTCTATTATTATGGTCGG AACGTACACGCAATGGACAATAATCTCCATCTGGTGATCCCAAAGATGGCCAAACTGGCACTTGATTTACCTGATCTCATTCAACAG CCCATTCCTCTACTGCGACAGCAGCAGAACCAGGCCATAACAATGTCTCAGCAGCAGATTTCCTGTCTGTTAGCAAACGCCTTCTTCTGCACCTTCCCTCACAGGAACGACACTAGTCCTGGTTCAGAATACGCCAACTACCCAACCATTAACTTCAGCAG CCTGTTTGGTAGCCGGAATGACTCAGCGAAATCAGCCCTACAGGCAGAGAAACTGAGAGCCATATTCCATTACTTCGACACAGTGACAAATGAAAGTCCTCATCAAGATTCAG CATCAAAACCAGATGGACTGGTTACTTTTGAAAGGATTTGCATTCCGTCACAACATCTCCCTGACTGGAAGAA TCGGAAGGAAACCCTGAAGAACCTTCACATCTCTTCAGAAGGATCCATTGAGATAGAGGGAACAGGCATGCTCCAG GTGGACTTTGCCAGCAAATATATTGGTGGTGGAGTGCTGAAGTCAGGACTGGTTCAGGAGGAGATCCTCTTCCTCATGAGTCCAGAGCTCATCGTGGCCAGACTCTTCACAGAGAAACTGGCTGATAACGAGTGTCTAAAGATCACAG GGCCTCAGATGTACAACATTACTTCTGGCTACAGCAAAACCTTCTCTTGGGTGGGTCCATACATTGATCTCACAAAGCG GGACACATGGAAGAGACGTTATCGGCAGATTGTTGCCATTGATGCTCTGGACTTCAAGAACCCAAAGGAGCAGTACACCAAAGAGAATATAACACGAGAACTCAACAAG GCATATGTGGGATTCTGTGGACAACCGAAAACAGCCATCGCAACGGGCAACTGGGGCTGTGGAGCCTTCAAAGGGGATCCTAAACTAAAAg CTCTCATCCAGTTGATGGCTGCCGCGGTGGCTGATCGAGACATGGCTTTCTTCACCTTTGGCAATGAACATCTTGCATACGAAGTACAAAGAATGCATGATATACTGGCCAAAAACACTGTGACCGTGG ATAAACTGTACAAGATCCTGAAGGACTACTGTGGACACTACACACGTGAACATCGCTCACCAAAAGACCTGTACAGGTTCATCAGAGAGAAGATTGGGCATCCAGAAAGCTCATTGTAA